Proteins encoded by one window of Planktothrix tepida PCC 9214:
- a CDS encoding alpha/beta hydrolase, whose amino-acid sequence MLNIILTALFKLGLIVLVIGAIAYFCACLFLFFRQTRFIFFPSRLISITPDDVGLTYENIELKIPIPSGKVEIVHCWWVPSKFNSEKVIIDLHGNRNNIGANVGYAKQFNQMGLSVLLVEYRGYGRSTDRFPSEKTVYEDVEVAWNYLVNERQFNPHNIYVFGHSLGGAIAINLASNHPEIAGLIIESSFTNIRQMVNYKKKYWMFPINLILTQRFDSLAKVPILKMPILFTHGTEDELIPQSMTEALFTAAIEPKQLLIVSGAGHNNVRQVGGEQYWQTVEQFLT is encoded by the coding sequence ATGTTAAATATTATTTTAACGGCTCTGTTTAAATTGGGATTAATTGTTTTAGTTATTGGTGCGATCGCATATTTTTGTGCTTGTTTATTCCTGTTTTTTCGACAAACTCGATTTATTTTTTTCCCCTCTCGTCTTATTTCCATCACCCCGGATGATGTGGGTTTAACGTATGAAAATATTGAGTTAAAAATTCCTATCCCTTCTGGAAAAGTAGAAATAGTGCATTGCTGGTGGGTTCCTAGTAAATTTAATTCAGAAAAAGTGATTATTGATTTACATGGAAACCGTAATAATATTGGAGCAAATGTGGGTTATGCTAAACAATTTAACCAAATGGGATTATCAGTTTTATTAGTAGAATATCGAGGCTATGGACGCAGTACAGATCGCTTTCCCTCGGAAAAAACGGTTTATGAGGATGTAGAAGTGGCTTGGAATTATTTAGTAAATGAACGTCAATTTAATCCTCACAATATTTATGTTTTTGGTCATTCTTTAGGAGGAGCGATCGCGATTAATTTAGCCTCCAACCATCCAGAAATAGCTGGATTAATTATTGAAAGCTCTTTTACTAATATTCGGCAAATGGTTAATTATAAAAAGAAATATTGGATGTTTCCAATTAATTTAATTTTAACTCAACGATTTGATTCTCTGGCTAAAGTTCCAATTTTAAAAATGCCGATATTATTTACTCATGGAACAGAAGATGAGTTAATTCCTCAGTCTATGACTGAAGCTTTATTTACCGCAGCAATAGAACCCAAACAACTGTTAATTGTTTCCGGTGCAGGCCATAATAATGTTAGACAGGTGGGAGGGGAACAATATTGGCAAACCGTCGAACAATTTCTGACTTGA
- a CDS encoding HhoA/HhoB/HtrA family serine endopeptidase: MGKSQLQNKTFYQMSRYVLVAVFSVVLTLTSLQFFPNFLGTSAQADPIPTPTQPQPVAVVPNPNSARNFVAAAVNRVGPAVVRIDTERTVSANIPDPFFDDPFFRRFFGEGMPQTPQEYQQRGQGSGFIVDSSGIILTNSHVIKGADKVTVTLKDGRQFQGEVRGSDDPSDLAVIKINGNNLPVAPLGNSSEVQVGDWAIALGNPLGLDNTVTLGIVSTLNRPSSQVGIPDKRLDFIQTDAAINPGNSGGPLLNDRGEVIGINTAIRADGQGIGFAIPIDAAKSIQAALVRGEKIAHPYIGIRMATLTADMAKQLNQDPNSLMLIPEVNGVLVVQIMPNSPAANVGLRRGDVITEIDGQAITSADQLQRLVEKSKIGQPLKITLHRGQKTEQISVRPGQLNEEALR, encoded by the coding sequence ATGGGAAAATCCCAACTCCAAAATAAAACCTTTTATCAGATGAGCCGTTATGTTTTGGTTGCTGTTTTCAGCGTCGTCTTAACCTTAACCAGCTTACAATTTTTTCCCAATTTTTTAGGAACTTCTGCCCAAGCTGACCCCATACCAACCCCGACTCAACCCCAACCTGTAGCTGTCGTTCCTAACCCGAATTCTGCCAGAAATTTTGTTGCGGCTGCGGTGAATCGAGTCGGGCCAGCCGTGGTTAGAATTGATACAGAACGGACTGTTTCTGCTAATATTCCAGATCCTTTTTTTGATGATCCTTTTTTCCGGCGTTTCTTTGGGGAAGGAATGCCTCAAACGCCCCAAGAATATCAACAACGGGGACAAGGTTCGGGGTTTATTGTCGATAGTAGTGGGATTATTTTAACCAATTCCCATGTGATCAAAGGAGCCGATAAAGTCACCGTTACCCTCAAAGATGGTCGTCAATTTCAAGGGGAAGTTCGAGGCAGTGATGACCCGTCTGATTTAGCCGTTATTAAAATTAATGGGAATAATTTACCCGTTGCTCCCTTGGGGAATTCCAGTGAAGTTCAAGTGGGAGATTGGGCGATCGCATTAGGAAATCCATTAGGATTAGATAATACCGTAACTTTGGGAATTGTCAGTACCTTAAATCGTCCCAGTTCTCAAGTGGGAATTCCTGATAAACGATTAGATTTTATTCAAACTGATGCGGCAATTAATCCAGGGAATTCTGGAGGGCCGTTATTAAATGATAGAGGGGAAGTGATTGGAATTAATACCGCTATTCGCGCCGATGGTCAAGGTATTGGATTTGCCATTCCCATTGATGCTGCAAAAAGCATTCAAGCTGCGTTAGTGCGAGGGGAAAAAATCGCCCATCCCTATATTGGCATTCGCATGGCAACCTTAACGGCGGATATGGCAAAACAACTCAATCAAGACCCTAATTCTTTAATGTTAATTCCTGAAGTGAATGGGGTATTAGTCGTACAAATTATGCCCAATAGTCCAGCAGCCAATGTGGGTTTACGTCGGGGGGATGTGATTACAGAAATTGATGGACAAGCCATTACCAGTGCTGACCAATTACAACGTTTAGTCGAAAAAAGCAAAATTGGTCAGCCCCTAAAAATCACCCTCCATCGCGGACAAAAAACCGAACAAATTTCAGTGCGTCCCGGTCAATTGAATGAAGAAGCACTGCGGTAA
- a CDS encoding Hsp20/alpha crystallin family protein: protein MPLVRWQPFQEIDSLQREMNRLFDSLALPTEKMGMSIFPPAELHETPDAVILKLEVPGIDSKDLDIQVSADAVAITGERKSQIQTEEKGVTRSEFHYGKFHRVIPLPTRIQNTQVKADYQDGILSLTLPKAEEEKNKVVKVTLN from the coding sequence ATGCCGTTAGTCCGTTGGCAACCGTTCCAAGAAATTGATTCTCTACAACGAGAAATGAATCGTTTGTTTGATAGTTTAGCTTTGCCCACCGAAAAAATGGGGATGTCCATCTTTCCTCCGGCGGAACTCCATGAAACACCCGATGCGGTTATCCTGAAACTGGAAGTTCCGGGGATAGATTCCAAAGATTTAGACATCCAAGTCAGTGCTGATGCAGTGGCGATTACCGGAGAACGAAAATCACAAATCCAAACGGAAGAAAAAGGGGTAACTCGAAGTGAATTCCATTATGGAAAATTCCACCGTGTGATTCCACTTCCGACTCGGATTCAAAACACCCAAGTTAAAGCCGACTATCAAGATGGAATTCTCAGCTTAACCTTACCGAAAGCAGAAGAAGAGAAGAACAAAGTCGTTAAGGTAACCTTAAATTAA